CTCAGCCGCGCGAGCCGCTGCTGCGAGCCGGGTGATCGAGGCCGGAACATCGGCCGCGCGCGAAACGATATGCGCGACGAGCTTGTCGAAATCCTCGCTGGACAGGCCGGTGCGCTCCACCATGCGGTTGCGCTTGCGCGGATTGGAGATGTCGGCAACGACCCCGTCCATATGGTCGTTGAAGGCGAACAGGTCGACGCGGCCTTCGGCCAGCCACTGACTGATCTCGTCCTCGGCATCGAGATTGAAGGTTTCGTGCCGCAAATGGAAACGGGTGTCGGCAGCGAAGTGCGGGCGCTGCCGCTCGATCGCCTCGAGCAAGCGCCGTGCGTTGTCGGCGCTGCGCAGGCCCGGCTCCCACGACCAGGTCGTGGCGTGGAACACCGTGGTGATACCGTTGCTGATGACCTGGCGGTCGGTGTCCTCGAGCGCGAGGTCGATCGGGAAATCGACGCCGGCGCGCGGCATCATCTGCCGCTCGAAGGCGTCGCCATGCAGGTCGACGATTCCAGGCAGCACCAGCAGGTTGCGCGCATCGATCGCAAGCCGCGCGCGGCCGCGTGTCGCATCGATCTGCGCAATGTCGGTTCCGGATAGGGCGAGCGATGTTTCGGCAAGCGCGGAGCCAATCAGGGTCCGGCCACCCTCGATGAAAATGTCTGTCACGCGACCGCGCTTCGTTTGCTGGAGGAGGAACTTGCCCTTGCTTCGTATGCCGACAGGAAATCTTCAATTGCGAGCGTGCGGAAATCGGGCAGCGCGCACCGCAATTTGTCGTGATCCCAGTCCCACCATGCCAGCCTGGCCAGCCGTCCGGCAACCTCCTCCGAGAACCTGCGACGCACGATACGCGCCGGATTGCCGGCGACGATGGTATAGGCCGGCACGTCCCTGGTGACGATGGCGCCGGCCGCGATCACCGCCCCGGTGCCGATATTGCGGCCGGGCAGCACGATCGCGCCATGGCCGATCCAGACGTCATGGCCGATGTGGACGTGATGCTGGCGCCGCCAGTCGAAGAAATCGGTGTCGTCGCTTTCGCCAGGAAAGTAAGCGCTGGACCGGTAGGTGAAATGCGCCTGCGTGGCGCGATGCATCGGATGATTGCCGGGATTGATGCGCGTCATCGCCGCGATCGAGCAGAATTTTCCGATGGTCGTGTAGGTGATCTGCGCGTCATTGACGACATAGGAGTAATCCCCCATCGCGACTTCATGCAGGATGGTGCGGGCGCCGACCTCGGTATAGGCGCCGAGCCTGACCTCATGCAGCTTCGCCGAAGGATCGATGGTCGGCTCGACCGATAGCACTTTGGCCATGTTGCATCCGGGCGTTTGAGGGCGGGCGCATCTCTTCGGGTGGCTTGATGACGATGTCATGACGACGCGATGACAGGGGATGATGTGTGTAGGATCGCCGCACCGCGTTGTGCATGTCACACAAGTGTCAACCGCCGAGGATAGCGGTGGGCTCGAGCTATTCTGGAGCCCTGCATGCTGGTGGTTGAAGGTCTGACGTGCCGCTTCGGCGCAAAAGCCGCGGTGGACGACGCTTCGTTTCAAATCTCCCCCGGCGGCTTCGTCGGTGTGATCGGGCGCTCCGGCGCCGGCAAGTCGACGCTGCTGCGGACCATCAATCGTCTGGTGACGCCGACGCAGGGCCGCATCCTGTTCGATGGCCTCGACGTCACCGCGCTGCGCGGCAAGGAATTGCGGCAGTGGCGGGCGCGATCGGCGATGATCTTCCAGCAATTCAACCTGGTCGGCCGCCTCGACGTGCTGACCAATGTGCTGATGGGGCGCCTTGCCACCATGCCGGCCTGGCGCTCGCTCTCGCAGATCTGGCCCGAGCAGGACAAGGCGCTGGCGATGTCGGCGCTGGAACAGTTTGATATCGCGGCGCTCGCCGCCCAACGCGCCGATCAGCTTTCCGGCGGGCAGCAGCAGCGCGTCGCGATCGCGCGGGCGCTGGTGCAGCAGCCCGACATCATCCTCGCCGACGAGCCGATCGCCTCGCTCGATCCGCGCAACACCAAGATCGTCATGGATGCGCTGCTGCGCATCAACAAGCATTTCGGCATCACCGTGCTCTGCAACCTGCATTCGCTCGATCTGGCGCGCAGCTATTGCGATCGCCTGATCGGCATGGCGCAGGGACGGGTGGTGTTCGACGGCGCGCCGTCCGCGCTGACCGATCTTGTCGCGCGTGAGCTCTACGATCTCGAAGCCGCCGACGTCATGGGTGGCATGCCTGCGCCGGCGCCCGAGGGCGTTCCGGCACTCGGAACGGCTGCGGCGGCCTGAGCGGCTCCGCATCGTCACTTTCGCTTCAACCGACCTCAACCTGGGAAGAGGGCTAACATGATCACTCGCAGACTCATTCTTGCCGGCGCCGCCGCGCTGACCTTTGCCGGATCCGCTTCCGCCGAAGACTGGAAGACGAAATATCCGGAGATCACCTTCGCCGTGGTCCCGGCGGAGAACGCTTCGGGTGTCACTGAGCGCTGGACGCCGTTCGCCAACTATCTCTCGAAGGAGCTCGGCGTGAAGGTGACGCTGCGCGTGGCCAATGACTACGCCGCCGTCATCGAGGGCCAGCGCGCCGGCAACATCCAGGTCGCCTATTACGGTCCGGCGTCGTTCTCGCGCGCCCGGCTCACCGGCGTGAAGACCGATGCGTTTGCGATCGACGTCAATTCCGACGGCTCGAAGGGCTACTATTCGGTGTTCTATGTCCTGGCGAAGTCGCCCTACCAGAAGATCGAGGACCTCAAGGGCAAGAATCTCGGCCTGGTCGATCCGAATTCGACGTCGGGCAACAACATGCCCCGCTACAAGCTGAACCAGCTCGCCATCGATCCCGATTCCTTCTTCTCGAAGGTGGTGTTCACCGGAAGCCACGAGAACGCCGTGCTGGCGCTGGCCCAGGGCACGGTGGACGTCGCCGCCAACTGGTGGAACGCGGACGACGATTCGAACCTCACCCGCATGCTCAACAAGGGCATGGTGAAGTCGTCCGACGGTACGCCGATGAAGAAGGAAGATTTCCGCATCATCGTGAAGTCGGATCTGATCATCAACTCGCCCTATGCCTATCTCAGCGATTTGCCTGACGACATGAAGGCGGCGATCAAGCAGGCGTTCATGGACGCGGCAAAGAAGGACCCAGAGGCCTACAACAAGCTCTCCGACGGCAAGAACAAGCCTTGGGAGCCGATCACGAACCAGGACTACGACAAGACCATCGAGCTGATCAAGTTCGTCGACAATCTGCGTAAGAAGGCGTCCTGAGCTCGTCGGGACGACGTACTGGAGCCGGGTCGACGGACCCGGCTCTTTTCTTGATGGATCTGTCGTGATGGATCTGTGCCTTCGATGACGATTGCGGTTTCGCTCCTTCCCGACCAGCAGCTCGCCGTCCTGAACGCCGCATATCGCAGGGCGGTCGCGCGCAAGCGCTTGCGCTTGCTGGCGAGCCTCGCCGTCTTCGTTGCCGCGCTGATCGTGGCTTCGATCGGTGCCGAAGTGAATTTGCGCACCTTCTTCACCTATCTCGGCAATTTCGTCAGCTATTTCGATCGAATCCTCACCCTCGACAGCGGTCAGCGGGTCTGGACCGACTTTCGAGAGTGGTTCTGGGGGCTGCACAATTGGCTCAAGCTGCTCGGCGAGACGCTGCTGATCTCCTATG
This genomic interval from Bradyrhizobium guangzhouense contains the following:
- a CDS encoding alpha-D-ribose 1-methylphosphonate 5-triphosphate diphosphatase, translated to MTDIFIEGGRTLIGSALAETSLALSGTDIAQIDATRGRARLAIDARNLLVLPGIVDLHGDAFERQMMPRAGVDFPIDLALEDTDRQVISNGITTVFHATTWSWEPGLRSADNARRLLEAIERQRPHFAADTRFHLRHETFNLDAEDEISQWLAEGRVDLFAFNDHMDGVVADISNPRKRNRMVERTGLSSEDFDKLVAHIVSRAADVPASITRLAAAARAAEVRMLSHDDETPAMRRDFRGMGVRLAEFPVNEETAREAADHGDAIVYGAPNVVRGGSHTGWTRASDMIAKGLCSVLASDYYYPAPLHAAFRLAADGVLPLTEAWKLISSAPAQATGLTDRGTLAQGRRADILLVDDSTPLRPRLVAVIAAGKLVHLTDATRLAGIAATPRETVVAA
- a CDS encoding chloramphenicol acetyltransferase; this translates as MAKVLSVEPTIDPSAKLHEVRLGAYTEVGARTILHEVAMGDYSYVVNDAQITYTTIGKFCSIAAMTRINPGNHPMHRATQAHFTYRSSAYFPGESDDTDFFDWRRQHHVHIGHDVWIGHGAIVLPGRNIGTGAVIAAGAIVTRDVPAYTIVAGNPARIVRRRFSEEVAGRLARLAWWDWDHDKLRCALPDFRTLAIEDFLSAYEARASSSSSKRSAVA
- the phnD gene encoding phosphonate ABC transporter substrate-binding protein, translating into MITRRLILAGAAALTFAGSASAEDWKTKYPEITFAVVPAENASGVTERWTPFANYLSKELGVKVTLRVANDYAAVIEGQRAGNIQVAYYGPASFSRARLTGVKTDAFAIDVNSDGSKGYYSVFYVLAKSPYQKIEDLKGKNLGLVDPNSTSGNNMPRYKLNQLAIDPDSFFSKVVFTGSHENAVLALAQGTVDVAANWWNADDDSNLTRMLNKGMVKSSDGTPMKKEDFRIIVKSDLIINSPYAYLSDLPDDMKAAIKQAFMDAAKKDPEAYNKLSDGKNKPWEPITNQDYDKTIELIKFVDNLRKKAS
- the phnC gene encoding phosphonate ABC transporter ATP-binding protein; protein product: MLVVEGLTCRFGAKAAVDDASFQISPGGFVGVIGRSGAGKSTLLRTINRLVTPTQGRILFDGLDVTALRGKELRQWRARSAMIFQQFNLVGRLDVLTNVLMGRLATMPAWRSLSQIWPEQDKALAMSALEQFDIAALAAQRADQLSGGQQQRVAIARALVQQPDIILADEPIASLDPRNTKIVMDALLRINKHFGITVLCNLHSLDLARSYCDRLIGMAQGRVVFDGAPSALTDLVARELYDLEAADVMGGMPAPAPEGVPALGTAAAA